From a region of the Nitrospirae bacterium YQR-1 genome:
- the rpsJ gene encoding 30S ribosomal protein S10 yields MNEKIRIKLRAFDHRLLDQSVKEIVDTVHRTGARIAGPVPLPTHIQKFTVLRSPHVDKKSREQFEIRTHKRLIDIHDPTQQTVDALMQLELAAGVDVEIKL; encoded by the coding sequence TTGAACGAAAAAATCAGAATAAAACTAAGGGCATTTGACCACAGACTACTTGATCAGTCTGTAAAGGAAATTGTTGACACAGTGCACAGAACCGGTGCAAGGATAGCCGGACCGGTGCCGCTGCCGACACATATTCAGAAGTTCACTGTGCTGAGGTCGCCTCATGTGGATAAGAAGTCCAGGGAGCAATTTGAAATAAGGACACATAAACGGCTGATTGATATTCATGACCCTACTCAGCAGACGGTGGATGCCCTTATGCAATTGGAGCTGGCAGCCGGGGTGGATGTGGAGATAAAGCTATGA
- a CDS encoding elongation factor Tu, translated as NISIRVELIAPIAMEKELRFAIREGGRTVGAGVVTEVLE; from the coding sequence AACATAAGCATAAGAGTAGAGTTGATAGCGCCCATAGCAATGGAGAAGGAGCTGCGTTTTGCTATCCGTGAAGGTGGTAGAACGGTTGGTGCCGGCGTTGTTACAGAGGTTTTGGAGTAG